A DNA window from Brassica napus cultivar Da-Ae chromosome A4, Da-Ae, whole genome shotgun sequence contains the following coding sequences:
- the LOC111215331 gene encoding protein ENHANCED DISEASE RESISTANCE 2-like, with translation MEMSQIDGRMEGWLYTIRHNRFGLQFSRKRYFVLHDNNLTSFKSVPSDQNEEPDRRASLDCCIRVTDNGRESFHRKILFIFTLYNTSNHLDQLKLGASSPEEAAKWIRSLQDASQKKFPFPDCEFVSHAEKGLVKFNVSRRSRRKNSVDWTNYSSVNVETIAPDVIAPSPWKIFGCQNGLRLFKEAKDWDSRGRHWDDHPAIMAVGVIDGTSEDIFNTLMSLGPLRSEWDFCFYKGTVVEHLDGHTDIVNIQLYSDWLPWLMNRRDVLLRRYWRREEDGTYVILCHSVYHKKCPPTKGYVRACIKSGGYVVTPVSKGKQSLVKHMVAIDWRSWNLYMRPSSERSITIRVVERLAALREMFKAKQGHGFAEFVSGEFMQTKSSLSKINTLPFKKEAKRIDLELVKVEEMEKPSSARNSLMDLNDASDEFFDVPEPNESYEFDSLIDNSPFSQGHSQLKLPSPSGIVKKLQDLANNKKGYMDLQEVGMDVNSTFIYGATLQQDPNLTMPCSWSIADPSTFLIRGDNYLNDQQKVKANGTMMQMVGADWISSDKREDDLGGRLGGLVQEFAAKGGPEFFFIVNMQVPGSAMISLALYYMLKTPLEEHPLLHSFVNGDDAYRNSRFKLIPHISKGSWIVKQSVGKKACLVGHALEVRYTRGKNYLELDIDVGSSTVARGVTNLVLGYLNNLVIEMAFLIQANTAEELPELLLGTCRLNYLDVSKSLKER, from the exons ATGGAAATGTCTCAAATTGATGGAAGAATGGAAGGTTGGCTTTATACCATCCGACATAACCGGTTTGGACTTCAATTCTCCCGTAAACGATATTTTGTTCTTCACGACAACAACCTTACAAGCTTTAAATCTGTACCATCTGATCAGAATGAG GAACCTGATAGAAGAGCATCTCTAGACTGTTGTATTCGGGTTACAGACAATGGAAGAGAGAGTTTCCATAGAAAG ATCCTTTTCATATTTACGCTTTACAACACCTCAAACCATTTGGATCAATTAAAG CTGGGTGCAAGTAGTCCTGAAGAAGCAGCCAAATGGATCAGATCATTACAAGATGCTTCACAAAAG AAGTTTCCATTTCCGGACTGCGAGTTTGTATCTCATGCTGAGAAAGGACTTGTGAAGTTTAATGTATCAAGGAGGTCACGGCGCAAAAACTCAGTTGACTGGACAAATTACTCATCGGTGAACGTTGAAACAATAGCACCTGATGTCATTGCTCCTTCTCCATGGAAAATTTTTGGATGCCAAAACG GTTTGCGCCTTTTCAAAGAAGCTAAAGACTGGGATTCCCGCGGACGG CATTGGGATGATCATCCTGCAATAATGGCAGTAGGTGTCATTGATGGTACTTCAGAAGATATTTTCAATACGTTAATGTCTCTCGGTCCTTTACGATCAGA ATGGGACTTTTGTTTCTACAAAGGAACCGTGGTGGAGCATCTTGATGGACACACAGATATAGTTAATATCCAGTTGTACAGTGATTGGTTGCCATGGTTAATGAATCGAAGAGACGTGTTGCTACGACGCTACTGGAGAAGGGAAGAAGATGGAACCTACG TGATACTTTGCCACTCTGTTTATCACAAGAAGTGTCCACCAACTAAAGGATATGTTCGTGCTTGTATCAAAA GTGGTGGTTATGTGGTGACTCCTGTAAGCAAAGGGAAGCAATCACTAGTAAAGCATATGGTAGCCATTGATTGGAGAAGCTGGAACTTATACATGAGGCCGTCTTCTGAAAGATCTATAACCATTCGTGTGGTTGAGAGACTTGCAGCCTTACGTGAAATGTTCAAAGCGAAACAAGGACACGGCTTCGCTGAGTTCGTCTCAGGGGAGTTCATGCAAACTAAATCATCCTTGTCTAAGATCAACACTTTACCCTTTAAAAAAGAAGCCAAAAGGATTGATCTGGAGCTTGTGAAAGTTGAGGAAATGGAGAAACCTTCTTCAGCACGCAACAGTTTGATGGACTTAAATGATGCTTCTGATGAATTTTTCGACGTTCCTGAGCCCAATGAGTCTTATGAGTTTGATAGCTTAATTGATAACTCTCCCTTTTCACAAGGACACTCTCAA CTCAAGCTACCATCACCATCTGGTATTGTCAAGAAACTTCAAGATCTAGCCAATAATAAGAAAGGCTATATGGATTTACAAGAGGTCGGTATGGATGTAAATAGCACATTCATATATGGAGCCACCCTCCAACAAGACCCAAATCTTACTATGCCTTGTAGTTGGTCTATCGCTGATCCATCCACATTCTTGATTCGTGGAGACAATTATTTAAATGACCAACAAAAG GTAAAGGCAAATGGCACAATGATGCAAATGGTTGGAGCAGACTGGATAAGTTCTGATAAGCGAGAAGATGATCTTGGTGGTCGACTAGGCGGTCTAGTTCAAGAATTCGCAGCAAAAGGCGGTCCAGAGTTTTTCTTCATTGTAAACATGCAG GTCCCTGGTTCTGCTATGATCAGTCTAGCATTGTACTATATGCTGAAAACTCCATTAGAAGAGCATCCTTTGTTACATAGTTTTGTGAATGGTGATGATGCTTATCGCAATTCGCGCTTTAAACTCATCCCTCACATCTCCAAAGGTTCGTGGATTGTTAAGCAGAGTGTTGGAAAAAAGGCTTGCTTGGTGGGTCACGCACTTGAAGTACGTTACACCCGTGGAAAGAATTACTTGGAG CTTGATATTGATGTTGGATCTTCAACTGTTGCAAGAGGTGTAACCAATCTTGTTCTTGGGTATCTTAACAACTTGGTTATAGAAATGGCATTTTTGATACAG GCAAACACAGCAGAGGAACTACCAGAACTACTACTAGGGACATGTCGGCTCAATTATCTTGATGTTTCAAAGTCTCTAAAAGAAAGATGA
- the LOC125608091 gene encoding U-box domain-containing protein 3-like, which produces MDPVPVRCLLNSISRYLHLVACQTIRYKPIQTCIGNVVHLLKLLKPFLDDVVDCKVPPDDCLNSACEDLDSVVNQAREFLEDWSPKMSKLFGVFHSELLLEKVQTCSLEISRILVQLSQSSPVTSSVQGVEVNLLQRCMQEIECFKQERTLSEHMKDTVPLDTDDLDSIIHMMGLISNQDLLKESIAVEKARIRSQTSKSKEQIEQIDQLIDLVSCIREHMLKTEFLEVAKGVSIPPYFRCPLSTELMLDPVIVASGQTFDRTSIKKWLDNGLDVCPRTRQVLTHQELIPNYTVKAMIASWLEENSIKLPANCDGGGDASSMANNMGSNDFNRTESFRFSLRSSSFTSRSSLETGNGFEKVKINVPASLCGESQCKDLENFELSSSGQSYTHSRSESVCSVVSSVDYVPSVTNETQSIQENHQSCSEMSPKKQNSESSSNVNHEYSECSSHTMKLVQDLKDGSSKEKTAAAAEIRHLTINSVENRVHIGRCGAITPLLSLLYSEEELTQEHAVTALLNLSISEVNKAMIAEAGATEPLVHVLNTGNDRAKENSAATLFSLSVLQVNRERIGQSNAAIQALVNLLGKGTFRGKKDAASALFNLSITHENKARIVQAKAVKYLVELLDPDLEMVDKAVALLANLSAVGEGRQAIVREGGIPLLVETVDSGSQRGKENAASVLLQLCLNSPKFCTLVLQEGAIPPLVALSQSGTQRAKEKAQQLLSHFRNQRDARMKKGRS; this is translated from the exons ATGGATCCTGTGCCGGTTCGATGCCTCCTTAACAGCATTTCTCGTTACCTTCATCTGGTTGCATGCCAGACCATAAGATACAAGCCCATCCAAACATGTATTGGAAATGTAGTTCACTTGCTGAAGCTCTTGAAACCGTTTCTAGACGATGTTGTTGATTGCAAAGTACCTCCTGATGACTGCTTAAACAGCGCCTGCGAAGATCTGGATTCCGTAGTTAACCAGGCTAGAGAGTTCTTAGAGGACTGGTCTCCAAAGATGAGCAAGCTCTTTGGT GTGTTTCACTCCGAGCTTTTGTTGGAGAAGGTCCAGACTTGTTCGTTGGAGATTAGTCGCATACTTGTGCAGCTATCACAGTCAAGTCCTGTAACTTCAAGTGTACAAGGTGTTGAGGTAAACTTACTTCAGCGGTGTATGCAGGAGATTGAATGTTTTAAGCAAGAGAGGACACTGTCTGAACACATGAAGGATACTGTGCCTTTGGATACTGATGATCTTGACAGCATTATTCACATGATGGGATTGATATCAAACCAAGATCTCTTGAAGGAAAGCATTGCTGTGGAGAAGGCGAGGATAAGATCTCAGACAAGCAAGTCCAAAGAACAGATTGAACAAATCGACCAACTGATAGATCTCGTCTCTTGCATCCGTGAACACATGCTCAAAACCGAGTTTCTTGAAGTGGCTAAAGGTGTGTCAATACCTCCCTACTTCCGGTGTCCTTTGTCAACAGAACTCATGCTGGATCCGGTTATAGTAGCTTCAGGACAGACATTTGACAGAACATCCATCAAGAAATGGCTTGATAACGGGTTAGATGTTTGTCCTAGGACGAGGCAGGTGCTGACTCATCAAGAACTCATTCCCAACTACACAGTTAAGGCTATGATAGCGAGTTGGTTGGAGGAAAACAGTATCAAGCTTCCTGCTAACTgtgatggtggtggtgatgcTTCATCCATGGCTAACAACATGGGTTCTAATGACTTCAACCGGACCGAGAGTTTCCGTTTTTCTTTGAGGAGCAGCAGTTTTACCTCGAGATCGTCTCTTGAAACTGGAAATGGGTTTGAGAAAGTGAAGATCAACGTTCCTGCTAGTTTATGCGGTGAATCTCAGTGCAAGGATCTTGAGAACTTCGAACTTTCTTCTTCAGGGCAGTCTTATACTCACAGCAGGAGTGAATCAGTTTGCAGTGTTGTCTCTTCTGTTGATTATGTCCCTTCAGTGACAAATGAGACACAAAGTATTCAAGAGAATCACCAAAGCTGCAGTGAGATGTCTCCTAAGAAACAAAACTCAGAAAGTTCAAGCAACGTTAATCATGAGTATAGTGAGTGCTCTTCACATACTATGAAACTGGTACAAGATCTTAAAGATGGATCTAGCAAAGAGAAGACTGCTGCTGCAGCTGAGATACGTCATCTCACCATTAACAGCGTTGAAAACCGAGTTCACATTGGGCGTTGCGGTGCCATCACTCCACTGCTGTCACTTCTATACTCGGAAGAAGAGCTAACTCAAGAACATGCAGTCACTGCTCTTCTTAATCTTTCGATTAGTGAAGTAAACAAAGCCATGATTGCAGAAGCCGGAGCTACAGAGCCGCTTGTTCATGTTTTGAACACAGGTAATGACAGAGCGAAAGAGAACTCAGCAGCAACGTTGTTCAGTCTATCTGTTCTGCAAGTCAACAGGGAGAGAATAGGACAGTCTAACGCAGCGATACAGGCTCTGGTGAATCTTCTTGGAAAGGGAACGTTCAGAGGGAAGAAAGATGCTGCGTCTGCTTTGTTCAATCTCTCGATAACTCATGAGAACAAGGCTCGTATTGTGCAAGCCAAGGCGGTGAAGTATCTTGTGGAGCTGTTGGACCCGGATCTAGAGATGGTTGATAAAGCAGTTGCTCTTCTTGCGAATCTTTCTGCAGTTGGAGAAGGGCGTCAAGCGATTGTGAGGGAAGGTGGGATACCGTTACTTGTTGAGACGGTTGATTCAGGGTCTCAGAGAGGGAAAGAGAATGCAGCTTCTGTGCTGCTTCAGTTGTGTCTGAACAGTCCCAAGTTTTGCACTTTGGTGTTGCAAGAAGGCGCTATACCTCCACTTGTAGCCTTGTCTCAGTCTGGTACACAGAGAGCAAAAGAGAAG GCACAGCAACTCCTCAGCCACTTCCGGAACCAGCGAGATGCAAGGATGAAGAAAGGTAGATCATGA
- the LOC106445427 gene encoding spore wall protein 2, translated as MEEQREDSASIGDCKAPLEETGEELGLASKPETLDGEVDVPAKEPCVEDDVEKGVSSESDDVVKTDAFSEPETERDAVDVKPVNGGGSHESAGEEGNEVIDEEANHAAEQNVQTEKPQQSSVVDGETLSVAGQDKESDDANMDVDSKQANEANVGSETNNGKDSESVQVPEESTQETTCGEEDTTHKEENGEAMDVDYTVEETLETVVVDDAGNEASMVPTQDVPIAEADSNVVKGMEVDERKDNADMAANPKSSSEDAAPREVEQLDQNGLFDPRSDITNFIDFSGVSSWSGNVQDLKTESGNLSSLKEDKKATLTAEEVATEEDGDKVSSHAEGDENASSEAHVATECPEEASVAVLGSDANQDTMREEGDTTHEAPNIDQNQQEEDTVMEENPDNSDYAEAGTDSGIKTNGVKRKADVLSEEDSLGEGRKTVSLAKVSFAQRPSFKIGACIARAASQMAGSPSVLKGSSNLGDETLSVESFVSQLHSAATDPVKENVVSELATGFFLDFRNSSASQQFVPEKASSKRGRSSNSSAAGGTEAFEFEEMGDTYWTDRVIHNGGEEQTPAATEKENYQVVPVELKPAQVKRTRRPYRRRQSQISYPLPSASDKPADFDENAPAELIMYFSETDTIPSEKNLSKMFRHFGPIRDSQTEVDEEKNRARVVFRKGADADVAYKSAGKFNIFGKKAVNYELSFTITETFKVKPYVVSLGEEEAAVSLPA; from the coding sequence ATGGAGGAACAGAGAGAAGACAGTGCGTCAATTGGTGATTGCAAAGCGCCCTTGGAGGAAACTGGTGAGGAACTAGGGTTAGCTTCTAAGCCTGAAACCCTAGATGGCGAAGTTGATGTTCCGGCGAAGGAGCCATGCGTCGAAGATGACGTTGAGAAGGGTGTTAGCTCTGAATCTGATGATGTTGTAAAGACTGATGCTTTCAGTGAGCCTGAAACTGAGAGAGATGCTGTTGATGTGAAGCCGGTGAATGGTGGTGGAAGTCATGAAAGTGCAGGTGAAGAGGGGAATGAAGTGATTGACGAGGAGGCAAACCATGCAGCTGAACAAAATGTTCAAACTGAGAAGCCCCAACAAAGCTCAGTGGTGGATGGTGAGACGCTTTCTGTTGCTGGCCAAGATAAGGAATCAGATGATGCCAACATGGATGTTGATAGCAAACAGGCGAATGAAGCGAATGTTGGATCTGAGACCAACAATGGTAAGGATTCAGAATCTGTGCAAGTTCCAGAGGAGTCTACTCAGGAAACAACATGTGGTGAAGAAGATACAACCCATAAAGAAGAAAATGGAGAAGCCATGGATGTCGATTATACTGTAGAGGAAACGCTGGAGACGGTTGTTGTGGATGATGCTGGCAATGAAGCAAGTATGGTACCAACCCAAGATGTTCCAATCGCTGAAGCTGACAGCAATGTAGTCAAGGGAATGGAAGTTGATGAAAGGAAAGATAATGCTGATATGGCAGCAAATCCGAAGAGTTCCAGTGAAGATGCTGCTCCACGTGAAGTTGAACAGTTGGATCAGAACGGTCTTTTTGATCCACGGTCTGATATTACCAACTTTATTGATTTCAGTGGTGTATCCTCTTGGTCAGGAAATGTACAAGATCTTAAAACTGAATCTGGGAATCTATCATCTTTGAAAGAGGATAAGAAAGCTACTCTCACCGCAGAGGAAGTTGCCACCGAGGAGGATGGTGATAAAGTAAGCTCACATGCTGAAGGTGATGAAAATGCTTCCAGTGAAGCACATGTTGCTACAGAGTGTCCAGAAGAAGCTTCTGTTGCAGTTTTGGGATCTGATGCAAACCAAGATACAATGAGGGAGGAAGGTGACACTACTCATGAAGCTccaaatattgatcaaaaccAACAGGAGGAAGATACAGTAATGGAAGAAAATCCTGACAACTCTGATTATGCTGAAGCTGGAACTGATTCTGGTATTAAGACCAACGGTGTGAAACGAAAGGCTGATGTCCTGAGTGAGGAGGATTCCTTAGGTGAAGGTAGGAAGACTGTTTCCTTGGCAAAGGTGTCTTTTGCACAGAGGCCCTCCTTTAAGATCGGTGCATGCATAGCCAGAGCTGCTAGTCAGATGGCAGGATCTCCTTCAGTTCTCAAGGGTAGTAGTAACCTTGGTGATGAGACTCTTTCTGTTGAGAGCTTTGTATCCCAGCTTCACTCTGCAGCAACAGACCCTGTCAAAGAGAACGTTGTGTCTGAACTTGCTACTGGCTTTTTCTTAGATTTCCGAAACTCATCGGCTTCGCAGCAGTTTGTTCCAGAGAAAGCAAGCAGCAAAAGAGGTAGATCATCCAATTCGAGCGCAGCAGGAGGAACCGAAGCATTTGAGTTTGAGGAAATGGGCGACACGTACTGGACTGACAGGGTGATCCATAACGGTGGCGAAGAGCAAACGCCAGCTGCtacagaaaaagaaaactatcaAGTTGTGCCTGTTGAGCTGAAACCTGCTCAGGTCAAAAGGACTCGTCGTCCATACAGAAGAAGACAGTCTCAGATCAGTTATCCTCTTCCATCAGCTTCAGACAAACCAGCGGACTTTGATGAGAATGCACCAGCTGAGCTTATAATGTACTTTTCCGAAACGGATACAATACCTTCTGAGAAGAACCTGAGTAAAATGTTCAGGCATTTTGGACCAATAAGGGATTCACAAACCGAGGTTGATGAGGAGAAGAATCGGGCTAGGGTAGTTTTCAGGAAGGGTGCTGATGCCGATGTAGCTTACAAGAGCGCAGGAAAGTTCAACATCTttgggaagaaggctgtgaacTACGAGCTTAGCTTTACCATTACTGAAACATTCAAAGTTAAGCCTTATGTTGTGTCTTTAGGCGAGGAGGAAGCAGCGGTATCTCTTCCTGCTTAG
- the LOC106449266 gene encoding probable RNA-binding protein ARP1, translating into MTTSDNVSGCFGDTKLTKVFVGGLAWVTQKEAMHDHFIKYGDILEAVVIFDKLTRRSKGYGFVTFKDAEAAKRACEDPTPIINGRRSNCNLASLGGRHRRSPTTMASPQQGSKNVSRATSGHVGNNQAQWYYPAGFTHQQHQHQHQLQRQHNHQAVPFYGYPSSYVAPNMTFNQKVGYVGGTYMNGYYAQPQPQPLPQPQYYHHMYGGGRVMVAASPTMMPLYTVYPYHQSPAIGFPQPSFTKHIPTHHISGTVGGGDSIMKKA; encoded by the exons ATGACGACGAGCGACAACGTGAGCGGATGTTTTGGAGACACGAAGCTGACCAAAGTGTTCGTAGGAGGATTGGCTTGGGTCACTCAAAAAGAAgcaatgcatgatcatttcatCAAGTATGGTGATATCTTGGAGGCAGTCGTCATCTTCGACAAACTCACTCGCCGTTCCAAAGGCTACGGCTTC GTGACTTTCAAAGATGCGGAAGCCGCGAAGAGGGCTTGCGAAGACCCGACTCCGATTATCAATGGGCGCCGTTCCAACTGCAATCTTGCCTCCCTCGGTGGCCGTCATCGTAGATCCCCCACCACCATGGCCTCTCCTCAACAAG GATCAAAGAATGTGAGTAGGGCCACGTCAGGACATGTAGGGAATAATCAAGCTCAATGGTACTACCCTGCGGGATTCACACACCAGCAACATCAACATCAACATCAACTTCAACGACAACACAATCATCAAGCCGTTCCATTCTATGG GTACCCTTCCTCCTACGTCGCCCCTAACATGACCTTCAATCAA AAAGTTGGATACGTTGGAGGAACCTATATGAACGGATACTACGCACAACCGCAACCTCAACCTCTGCCACAGCCGCAATATTACCACCACATGTATGGTGGAGGACGTGTAATGGTTGCGGCAAGCCCGACGATGATGCCTCTCTACACTGTCTATCCTTATCATCAATCTCCGGCCATCGGTTTTCCTCAGCCTTCTTTTACGAAACACATTCCTACTCATCACATTTCAg GTACAGTTGGAGGAGGAGATAGCATAATGAAGAAGGCATAA